CGCAACCGAGCGGCCTCTTGAGAAAGCGCTGCCACGACCCCCTCAGGATCGGTGCCCATCCGCTCGCGCGCGTCGCGGACCGCTGCGCGAACCTCGACGTCGACGCGCTCGCGCATCACGCGGCGAACGCGCTCGACCGAATCGAGCATATCGCCATCGGTGGCGGTGCGCGGAGGGTCGGCCGCCCGGGCCGGCAGTGAAACAAGCTGAACCGCGAACAAGATCGCGGCCGCGCCGAGAATGCGGCTAGCTGGGTGCGACATGCCTGCGCCCTTCATGCGCGACCTCTCTTTCCCTCGATCGAAGCGGCTGGCCGAGTGGTCCTCTGCGGGGATTGGCCGCTTCGAGACATCACCTCACCATACCACACTACGCACACCCGGGGGGACTGGGCGGCCGGTTAACGAAGTTTTCAGGCGGCCCGCCGCCAGCGAACGGCGGCGGCATCCGGTCGTTCTTCGACCTGCCCAGGATGTGGCAACGGGACCTGGCGGCCGGTACTGGCCAGGCCAAACGGCAGGTTGATGATTTCCGCAGGAAGCTCCCCTTCTTGCACGGCACGGCATGGCCCCAGGGTGAGCACAAGCAGCATGATCAGCAATGCGGCAACCGTGTGGGGCTGGTAGCAACTTAGCATGTCGCACAGCGTGACGCCGATCAGGTCGCGATGGACCAACAGGGCAAGCCCCGTCGCCATGCCGGCCACGATTACTTGCCATCGCATGACCGTCCGCGCGGCGGCCGCCTGGGCAAAAAGCAGCGCCGCGGGAATGGCGAGCACCAAATGCTGCAGCCAGCAGAGAGGCGACATGATCGCGATCAGTATGCACACGGCCGACCACTCGCCGGCGAGCGAAATGCCGCCGTCCGACAGATCGCACCGCTGGCGGAAGCGCCAGGCGAGCGCGATTGCCATACAGGCCAGGACCGCGCGAACGAAATTCTTGGCCTGCGGCGGTTCGAGACGCGCCAGGCAAACGAAGGCATCGCTCTTTACATAAAGCGGATGGTCGGCGGGATACTTTTGCACCAGCCGAGCGAGCATCAAAGGAAACGATTGGTTGCGCAGCACCGGTTTTTCCACGCCGTTTTCCGACGGGTCCTCAAGCGACAGCGTATAGCCGACGAACGACAGCCACTGCCGATGCAGCGTGACATCCTTTTGCCAGCCGAGATACACGGCCGGTAGCGCGCAAAAACACGCGCTAGCCGCGGCCATCCAGCCGGCGGCGCGCCATTGCCGCTTCCACAACAGATAGGGCAGGAAAATCACGGGCGTCACTTTATAAACGGCCGCCAGACCCAATGACCACCCACACAGTGCCGGGCGACCGCGAAGGAGAGCCCACAGTCCGACGCTGAGCATGCACAGCAGAAACAATTGCAGTCCGCACTCCGGCAGATCGCGAACGATGTAGCAGCCCATGACAGCCACGGCGATGCCGGCCGGTAGCCCCCAACGCCGCCCGGGCGCGGCGCCGATCGTCGACCAGAAGCGCACGCACCAGGCCAGGCCCGCGCACGTCGCGACCAGCCACAGAGCCCGATCCACGCGATACGGCAGCCAGGCCGTGACGGCGTCGATCATGGCCCGGGCCGGCGGATAGTGAAAAGCGAACGTTTCGTAGACGCGGTCGTTGAGAAAGTCGAGTCCCAGGTTGCGATGCCAGAGGAAATCGTTGTCGTAACGAAAGACGCAACGATAGAACTCCAGCCCGGCAAAGATCGCGGCCGCGCAGGCGGCGATCATAAACATCAGCCGGCGCCGTGGCGCAACGGCGGGCGCAGCAAGAGCGCACATGCGAGGGCCCCCCCTCCAGCGAATCGAAACGAGACGCGTGGTTGACGCGGCGCTATGTTCCAACGTGCTCCGTGCTAGCAATCGCAGAACTTACGCGACTGTCAGAGCCGCTTGAGTTGCATCGGCGGGGCAGTCGCGTGCGCTTGAAAGCAAACGTCGATGGCACGCGGAACAGGACCGATTTCGTCAGGCAGCATTGCTGGCAGAGAGGGCGGCTTACTTCGAACGCTGATCGGCGCGCCGCAGGGCTGACGGAAAACCAGGAGTGGCGATGCGCACGCCGGTGTCTTCCAGAGCGTCGTCTTTCACGGCATAAATCGCCAGTTGCTGGGCCGCGTGTTCCTGCACCACCAGGTATTTGCCGTCGGGCGTGAAGCACACCCCTTCGGGAATGCGACCAATGCGCAGCTCTTGCACACGCGCGAGCGACTTCCCGTCGCGCTTGAATAGCCTCAGGCGCGCATATTCCTGGCGCTGCGGATCGTCGGCCGGCACGTTCGAACCTTCCATCAACACCGCGGCGACCAGCCGCCCGTCGGGGCTGATATCGAACGACTCGGGCCCGGTGCCGACCACGATGTGATCGATCGTGTGAATGGGATTCGCCGTGAGATCGACGAGCGAAAGCAAATCGGCGTCGGGGCCGTTGAGATTGCCAGCGCCGGCCACGAGGCCCACCGCGCCGTCGGGCGTGATCTGCACGTGATAGGGTTGGCCGTAGAGAGGAATCTTCCGCTCGGCTACCGTCACGCGCTTCTCGGCGATATGCAGCACGCGCGCGGCTCCGGCCTTGTTCAGGCTGACGAGCGCCAAGTCGCCGGCCGGGTCGAAGGCGACGTCCGATGGTTCACTGGCCGCATCGCCGACCGCAATGGTGTCGATCACGGCGACGGAGTTGCCACGAATATCCAGGACCGAAACCGTGCCGTCGGCGCGATTCGCCACCAGTGCCAAATTGCCCGCACGATTGATCGCCAGGCCCGACGGTTGC
This sequence is a window from Pirellulales bacterium. Protein-coding genes within it:
- a CDS encoding YncE family protein — encoded protein: MQRTRPLPGSRLVLAGALALALTSFAQRGLNAQILVSANEGKYDLSSGVGRVVEDPKPDSLTILDFRTFPPRTQNIAGIANSVVGPPTNLAITPDERLALVANSVRRYTDDRKKPLPDDVVQVVDLRGDAGHILSRVKVGRQPSGLAINRAGNLALVANRADGTVSVLDIRGNSVAVIDTIAVGDAASEPSDVAFDPAGDLALVSLNKAGAARVLHIAEKRVTVAERKIPLYGQPYHVQITPDGAVGLVAGAGNLNGPDADLLSLVDLTANPIHTIDHIVVGTGPESFDISPDGRLVAAVLMEGSNVPADDPQRQEYARLRLFKRDGKSLARVQELRIGRIPEGVCFTPDGKYLVVQEHAAQQLAIYAVKDDALEDTGVRIATPGFPSALRRADQRSK
- a CDS encoding glycosyltransferase family 87 protein; the encoded protein is MFMIAACAAAIFAGLEFYRCVFRYDNDFLWHRNLGLDFLNDRVYETFAFHYPPARAMIDAVTAWLPYRVDRALWLVATCAGLAWCVRFWSTIGAAPGRRWGLPAGIAVAVMGCYIVRDLPECGLQLFLLCMLSVGLWALLRGRPALCGWSLGLAAVYKVTPVIFLPYLLWKRQWRAAGWMAAASACFCALPAVYLGWQKDVTLHRQWLSFVGYTLSLEDPSENGVEKPVLRNQSFPLMLARLVQKYPADHPLYVKSDAFVCLARLEPPQAKNFVRAVLACMAIALAWRFRQRCDLSDGGISLAGEWSAVCILIAIMSPLCWLQHLVLAIPAALLFAQAAAARTVMRWQVIVAGMATGLALLVHRDLIGVTLCDMLSCYQPHTVAALLIMLLVLTLGPCRAVQEGELPAEIINLPFGLASTGRQVPLPHPGQVEERPDAAAVRWRRAA